The Winogradskyella schleiferi genome has a window encoding:
- a CDS encoding anthranilate synthase component II, which produces MKKILVIDNYDSFTYNLVHYLEDLDCEVTVKRNDKLTLEDVDAFDKIVLSPGPGIPDEAGLLKQIIATYASSKSILGVCLGQQAIGEVFGGTLENLDNVYHGVATNVTLSVDDETLFKGLDKTFEVGRYHSWVVNINLPESLEATSFDENGQIMSLRHKVYDVKGVQYHPESVLTPNGKRILENWVKG; this is translated from the coding sequence ATGAAAAAAATATTAGTCATAGACAATTACGACAGTTTCACCTACAATCTAGTCCATTATTTGGAAGATTTAGATTGTGAAGTAACCGTAAAAAGAAACGATAAATTAACACTCGAAGACGTTGATGCGTTTGATAAAATTGTGTTATCACCAGGACCAGGAATTCCAGATGAGGCAGGATTATTAAAACAAATTATCGCTACCTATGCTTCCTCTAAGAGTATTTTAGGTGTTTGTTTAGGACAGCAAGCTATTGGTGAAGTCTTTGGCGGTACCTTAGAAAATTTAGATAATGTTTATCATGGTGTTGCAACGAATGTGACACTTTCAGTTGATGATGAAACCTTATTCAAAGGACTTGATAAAACATTTGAAGTTGGTAGATACCACTCTTGGGTGGTCAACATCAATTTACCTGAAAGCTTAGAAGCTACATCATTTGATGAAAACGGACAGATAATGTCGCTTAGACATAAAGTTTATGATGTTAAGGGCGTGCAATATCATCCTGAATCTGTTCTAACACCGAATGGAAAACGGATTTTGGAGAATTGGGTGAAGGGTTGA
- a CDS encoding anthranilate synthase component I family protein gives MKTFSLYTHYKKILADTITPVSIYLKIRDKFPNSILLESSDYHANDNSFSYICCNPIASIKVEGDTIYQTYPDGSSKSNFVDTVGVVEEIHKFTQRFKVDSNEEFKFINNGIFGYTAYDAVKYFEDIEISKKENSVAIPEVYYAVYQNIIAINHFKNEAYIFAHCFDTENNIDDILQLIQTRQYASYDFKTKGDIASNLSDNEYKSNVELAKKHCGRGDVFQLVLSKRFSQQFSGDEFNVYRALRSINPSPYLFYFDYGNFKIFGSSPEAQLVVSNGKAEIHPIAGTFKRSGNDLKDAELAELLIKDKKENSEHVMLVDLARNDLSRHGSQVTVENYREVQFFSHVIHLVSKVTGTIHKNTDTMQVVADTFPAGTLSGAPKHKAMQLIEKYEKTSRGYYGGAIGFMDFNGNFNHAIMIRTFLSQNHKLFWQAGAGLVAKSNPESELQEVYNKLGALTKAIEQAEDI, from the coding sequence ATGAAAACATTTAGTTTATACACACATTACAAAAAAATCCTAGCAGATACCATAACTCCTGTGAGCATTTATCTTAAAATCCGAGATAAATTCCCGAATAGTATTCTTTTGGAGAGTAGTGACTATCATGCTAACGATAACAGTTTTTCTTATATCTGCTGTAATCCCATTGCTTCTATTAAGGTTGAAGGTGATACGATTTACCAAACCTATCCAGATGGAAGTTCTAAATCCAATTTTGTTGACACGGTTGGTGTAGTTGAAGAAATTCACAAATTCACACAACGGTTTAAAGTCGATTCCAATGAAGAATTCAAATTTATCAATAATGGTATTTTTGGATATACCGCATATGATGCCGTAAAGTATTTTGAAGATATCGAAATCTCGAAAAAAGAAAATTCCGTCGCCATTCCTGAAGTTTATTATGCCGTTTATCAAAATATAATCGCCATAAATCACTTTAAAAACGAAGCTTATATTTTTGCGCATTGTTTTGATACCGAAAATAATATTGACGATATTCTTCAATTAATCCAAACCAGGCAATATGCATCTTACGATTTTAAAACCAAAGGCGACATTGCATCCAATCTTTCTGATAACGAGTATAAAAGTAACGTAGAATTGGCAAAAAAACATTGTGGAAGAGGCGATGTGTTTCAATTGGTATTGTCTAAAAGATTTTCGCAACAATTTAGTGGAGATGAGTTTAATGTCTACAGGGCTTTGAGAAGCATCAACCCTTCTCCATACCTGTTTTATTTCGATTATGGGAATTTTAAAATATTCGGAAGTTCGCCAGAAGCACAATTAGTGGTTAGCAATGGAAAAGCAGAAATTCACCCAATTGCAGGAACTTTTAAGCGAAGTGGAAATGACCTTAAAGACGCAGAACTCGCAGAACTATTAATTAAAGACAAAAAGGAAAATAGTGAACACGTAATGCTGGTAGATTTGGCACGAAACGATTTAAGCAGACACGGAAGCCAAGTTACGGTTGAGAATTATAGGGAAGTACAGTTTTTTTCGCACGTGATTCATTTGGTAAGTAAAGTGACAGGCACTATTCATAAAAACACGGATACGATGCAGGTTGTTGCTGATACATTTCCGGCAGGAACGTTGAGTGGCGCACCAAAGCATAAAGCTATGCAACTCATAGAAAAATATGAAAAAACAAGTAGAGGATATTATGGTGGCGCCATTGGTTTTATGGATTTTAACGGTAATTTTAATCATGCGATTATGATTAGAACATTTTTGAGTCAGAATCATAAATTATTCTGGCAAGCAGGCGCTGGATTAGTTGCAAAATCAAATCCGGAAAGTGAATTGCAAGAAGTTTATAATAAGCTTGGGGCATTAACAAAGGCGATTGAACAGGCTGAGGACATTTGA
- a CDS encoding YceI family protein, whose protein sequence is MKNRNSKIGMLIILALSFMSYTAISDKIVDIEKSSVTWKGYKVTGQHEGTINLASGKLTFDGETLTGGTFVMDMTSINTTDLEGEYKGKLDGHLKSADFFGIEKFPVATLEFINVSGKDGNYKVKANLTIKETTKPVEFSMTVNKNSAKASLEIDRTEYDIKYGSSSFFDGLKDKAIYDNFDLNVNLSF, encoded by the coding sequence ATGAAAAACAGAAATTCAAAAATTGGAATGCTAATTATATTAGCGCTATCATTTATGTCTTATACAGCAATTTCAGACAAAATAGTAGACATTGAAAAAAGCTCGGTAACATGGAAAGGTTATAAAGTTACAGGTCAGCACGAAGGAACAATTAATCTTGCTAGCGGCAAACTCACTTTTGATGGAGAAACACTTACGGGAGGAACATTTGTTATGGATATGACATCTATCAATACTACGGATTTAGAAGGTGAATATAAAGGTAAACTAGATGGTCATTTAAAATCTGCAGACTTTTTTGGTATAGAAAAATTTCCGGTAGCAACATTAGAATTTATAAACGTGTCTGGTAAAGATGGTAATTACAAAGTAAAAGCTAACCTAACTATAAAAGAAACTACTAAACCAGTAGAATTTTCAATGACCGTAAATAAAAATTCAGCTAAAGCATCTTTAGAAATAGACAGAACAGAATATGATATTAAATATGGTTCTTCAAGCTTTTTTGATGGATTAAAAGATAAAGCTATATATGATAATTTCGACTTAAATGTCAACTTATCATTCTAA
- a CDS encoding MarR family winged helix-turn-helix transcriptional regulator, giving the protein MKELKKRLQTNKELPLHKATVINLFFSHNYIKDDLLLELKPYDLSLEQFNVLRILRGQNGNPINLQDIQERMVSKMSNTTRLVDKLIKKGFVKRNICKANRRKVEILITDLGLKTLKIVDPIINTTEENLTKNLTHEELMQLNNLLLKLKKQ; this is encoded by the coding sequence ATGAAAGAGTTAAAAAAAAGATTACAAACAAATAAAGAATTACCGTTGCATAAAGCTACAGTAATCAATCTGTTTTTTTCTCATAATTACATTAAAGATGATTTATTACTAGAATTAAAACCTTACGATTTATCCTTAGAACAATTTAATGTACTCAGAATTTTAAGAGGTCAAAATGGTAACCCAATTAATTTACAAGATATACAAGAACGTATGGTAAGTAAAATGAGTAATACCACTAGACTGGTCGACAAACTAATAAAAAAAGGATTTGTTAAACGCAATATATGTAAAGCCAATAGAAGAAAAGTAGAAATTTTAATTACAGATTTAGGGTTAAAAACCTTAAAAATAGTTGATCCAATTATAAATACCACTGAAGAAAACTTAACAAAAAACTTAACTCACGAAGAGTTAATGCAATTAAATAACCTTTTATTAAAACTTAAAAAACAATAA
- a CDS encoding TlpA family protein disulfide reductase, with the protein MRYLSLIVVLLLMSCKNETSSNDIEKSNQKSLVDKVDPNMEQPETNRAFEVYDYDGLEPLINKDNNKVHVVNFWATWCAPCVKELPYFEAVNAKYEDEEVEVLLVSLDFPKDYETKLTPFLEKKSITSKVVALDDTDQNRWIPAINEEWSGALPATIIYKGDKRQFYEKSFTQEELETELLKFLSDDR; encoded by the coding sequence ATGAGGTATTTATCACTTATAGTTGTACTGTTATTAATGTCTTGCAAAAATGAGACGTCATCCAACGATATAGAGAAGTCAAACCAAAAATCATTGGTAGATAAAGTTGACCCTAATATGGAGCAACCAGAAACTAATAGAGCATTTGAGGTATATGACTATGATGGTTTAGAACCTTTAATTAATAAGGACAACAATAAGGTACATGTTGTTAACTTTTGGGCAACTTGGTGTGCGCCTTGTGTAAAAGAGCTACCATATTTTGAAGCAGTTAATGCAAAATATGAAGATGAAGAGGTAGAAGTGTTATTGGTTAGCTTAGATTTCCCAAAGGATTACGAAACTAAACTAACGCCATTTTTAGAAAAGAAGTCAATAACATCTAAAGTGGTAGCTTTAGATGATACGGACCAAAACAGATGGATTCCCGCAATTAACGAAGAGTGGTCTGGAGCATTGCCAGCAACTATTATATATAAAGGAGATAAACGACAGTTTTACGAAAAATCATTTACACAAGAAGAATTAGAAACCGAATTGCTGAAATTCCTGTCTGACGATAGGTAG
- a CDS encoding thioredoxin family protein, with amino-acid sequence MKTLKLLAITLILTCSASAVNAQGYKVGETATDFKLENIDGNMVSLSDYEDAKGFIITFTCNTCPYAVAYEDRIEALNKKYAAKGFPVIAIMPNNTEVKPGDNMEAMKTRAEEKGFTFPYLMDKNQEVYPQYGATKTPHMYVLQKTDKGNVVKYIGAIDDNYKDEDAVKETYVEDAVDALLNGEEVKVKETRAIGCSIKV; translated from the coding sequence ATGAAAACACTAAAATTATTGGCAATTACTTTAATATTAACATGCTCTGCTTCGGCTGTAAATGCCCAAGGTTACAAAGTTGGTGAGACAGCCACAGACTTTAAACTTGAGAATATTGATGGTAACATGGTGTCCTTATCGGATTACGAGGATGCAAAAGGATTCATCATTACTTTTACCTGTAATACTTGTCCTTATGCTGTTGCTTACGAAGACAGAATAGAAGCTTTAAATAAAAAATATGCCGCCAAGGGCTTTCCTGTTATAGCTATTATGCCAAATAACACCGAGGTTAAACCTGGCGACAATATGGAAGCCATGAAAACAAGAGCTGAAGAAAAAGGTTTCACGTTTCCATACTTAATGGACAAAAATCAGGAGGTTTATCCACAATATGGCGCAACGAAAACGCCTCATATGTATGTGTTGCAAAAAACCGATAAAGGTAATGTGGTAAAATATATTGGTGCCATAGACGATAATTATAAGGATGAAGATGCCGTAAAGGAGACGTATGTTGAAGATGCTGTCGATGCCCTTTTAAATGGAGAAGAGGTTAAAGTGAAAGAGACGAGAGCAATTGGTTGTTCTATAAAGGTTTAA
- a CDS encoding rhodanese-like domain-containing protein, whose amino-acid sequence MADLSQDDWAKQLEKDTNAVVLDVRTQEEVDEGIIPNAIHLDIYKGQAFVDELEELDKTKNYYVYCRSGGRSGQACGIMNQLGFDNAYNLKGGFMQWQGEVAYQE is encoded by the coding sequence ATGGCAGATTTATCACAAGACGATTGGGCAAAACAACTAGAAAAAGATACTAATGCAGTTGTTTTGGATGTTAGAACACAGGAAGAAGTTGATGAAGGTATTATCCCTAATGCAATTCATTTAGATATTTATAAAGGTCAGGCTTTTGTTGACGAATTAGAGGAATTGGACAAGACCAAAAACTATTATGTGTATTGCAGATCAGGAGGGAGAAGTGGTCAGGCATGTGGAATTATGAATCAATTAGGTTTTGATAACGCCTATAATTTAAAAGGTGGTTTTATGCAATGGCAAGGCGAGGTGGCCTATCAAGAATAA
- a CDS encoding rhodanese-like domain-containing protein: MKKVVLICCLFVAFGFNISCIDSKLDNSEVKLVTAEEMQSILELEDVQLVDVRTPKEHEEIHIANAQNIDFMSPTFEEDISKLDKKKPVILYCKSGGRSAKCAKKMKDAGFEKIYDLEGGISKWKHSDKLDIKVKS; the protein is encoded by the coding sequence ATGAAAAAAGTAGTGTTAATCTGTTGTCTCTTTGTGGCCTTTGGCTTTAACATCAGTTGTATCGATAGTAAGCTAGACAACTCAGAGGTAAAACTGGTGACGGCAGAAGAAATGCAATCTATTTTAGAACTGGAAGACGTGCAGTTGGTTGATGTGCGCACGCCAAAGGAACATGAAGAAATTCATATTGCCAATGCTCAGAACATAGATTTTATGTCTCCAACTTTTGAGGAGGACATTTCTAAGCTCGATAAAAAGAAACCTGTAATTTTATATTGTAAATCTGGTGGACGAAGTGCCAAGTGTGCTAAAAAGATGAAAGACGCTGGATTCGAAAAAATATACGACCTCGAAGGTGGCATTTCCAAATGGAAACATTCCGACAAACTAGATATTAAAGTTAAATCATAA
- a CDS encoding protein-disulfide reductase DsbD family protein, whose translation MNFKKVLLLCLLAFSFSFNLFAQVYDPVKWETKVEKVSDTEYDLISTATIDSGWHLYSQIVPEGGPIATGFSYKTNPDFELIGKTSEEEGHVVDDPVFEMKIKFFENKAEFRQRIKILNKDLSIVEGEVELMVCDDEKCLPPTYVDLKFNLKPSKVVEADSEDKAVSFSNSESKIFEPVKWNTSVEKISDSEYVLVSKASIDEGWKLYSQKVPEGGPIPTGFEYTVEDGVELVGETTEEKGKEVMDKVFEMKIKFFKNTAEFRQKIKILDKSTTSVSSEVSFIACDDERCLAPTYVDLEYDLTEIVAAQNAIDDNSDYENEGSSRGLWSIFIIAFFSGFVALLTPCVFPMIPMTVSFFIKQSQSKAKGIRNAIIYGLSIIVIYVLLGTIITAIFGADALNALATNVWFNLIFFLLLVVFAISFLGAFEIVLPNSWANKADRQADRGGLVGIFFMALALAIVSFSCTGPIVGTILVEAASKGGVAPVIGMLGFSSAIALPFALFAAFPGWLNSLPKSGGWLNTVKVVLGFLELALAFKFLSQADLVLQLHILEREVFLAIWIAIFGALSLYLLGKIQLPHDSPLKHISVGRLLLGLLTLSFTVYMIPGLWGAPLNLISAFPPPLDYSESPYGVGNSKGGGSAVSHADLPEGAHLLAPHDILAFNDYDKGLAYAKEVGKPVMLDFTGWACVNCRKMEQNVWVKPDVLSKLKNDVVLISLYVDEQIDFPEGEAPDSKLRPGKKLRNKGQKWSEMQTIKYKTNTQPYYVLMDHNEENLIEPVAYTPDAEKYNAWLEEGIGNFED comes from the coding sequence ATGAATTTTAAAAAAGTACTTCTGCTTTGCCTTTTGGCGTTTTCTTTTTCATTCAATTTGTTTGCCCAAGTTTATGATCCAGTAAAATGGGAAACTAAAGTTGAAAAGGTTTCTGATACTGAATACGATTTAATTTCTACAGCAACAATCGATTCGGGTTGGCATTTGTATTCGCAAATTGTACCGGAAGGAGGTCCAATTGCTACAGGCTTTTCATATAAAACCAATCCAGATTTTGAGCTGATTGGCAAAACATCTGAAGAAGAAGGACATGTCGTTGACGATCCGGTTTTTGAAATGAAAATTAAGTTTTTTGAGAACAAGGCCGAGTTTAGACAACGCATTAAGATTTTAAATAAGGATTTATCTATTGTTGAAGGGGAAGTGGAACTTATGGTCTGTGATGACGAAAAATGTTTACCGCCAACTTATGTTGATCTCAAATTTAATTTGAAACCGTCGAAAGTAGTTGAAGCTGATTCAGAAGATAAAGCTGTGAGTTTTAGTAATTCGGAATCCAAAATATTTGAACCTGTAAAATGGAATACCTCAGTTGAAAAAATCAGTGATTCTGAATACGTTTTGGTCTCAAAAGCATCCATAGATGAAGGATGGAAGTTGTATTCCCAAAAAGTGCCTGAAGGTGGTCCAATACCAACAGGATTTGAATATACCGTTGAAGATGGTGTTGAGTTGGTTGGAGAAACCACTGAAGAAAAGGGCAAAGAAGTCATGGATAAAGTCTTCGAAATGAAGATTAAGTTCTTTAAGAATACTGCTGAATTTAGACAAAAAATTAAAATTTTAGATAAAAGCACCACTTCAGTTTCATCCGAAGTTAGCTTTATAGCTTGTGATGATGAACGCTGTTTAGCACCTACTTATGTAGATTTAGAATATGATTTAACCGAAATTGTAGCGGCTCAAAATGCTATTGATGATAATTCTGATTATGAAAATGAAGGGTCAAGCAGAGGCTTATGGTCTATTTTTATTATCGCCTTCTTTTCAGGGTTTGTAGCTTTATTGACGCCTTGTGTTTTTCCAATGATACCAATGACAGTAAGTTTCTTTATCAAACAAAGTCAATCTAAAGCCAAAGGCATCCGTAATGCAATTATTTATGGATTATCAATTATCGTAATCTATGTGTTATTAGGAACAATAATCACAGCTATTTTTGGGGCAGATGCATTGAATGCCTTAGCCACAAATGTCTGGTTTAATCTTATTTTCTTTTTATTATTGGTGGTTTTTGCTATTTCATTCTTAGGTGCTTTTGAAATTGTACTGCCAAATTCTTGGGCAAACAAAGCCGATAGACAAGCCGACAGAGGAGGTCTAGTCGGAATCTTTTTTATGGCATTGGCTTTAGCTATTGTCTCTTTTTCTTGTACAGGACCTATAGTTGGGACTATTCTGGTTGAAGCCGCTTCAAAAGGAGGTGTTGCGCCAGTAATAGGAATGTTAGGCTTTTCATCAGCTATTGCTTTGCCATTTGCTTTATTTGCGGCATTTCCAGGTTGGTTAAATTCATTGCCAAAGTCAGGTGGTTGGTTGAATACGGTTAAGGTTGTTTTAGGGTTCTTGGAATTGGCATTGGCGTTTAAATTCTTGTCCCAAGCCGATTTAGTACTACAATTACATATTTTAGAACGTGAAGTATTCTTAGCCATTTGGATAGCTATTTTTGGAGCTTTATCATTATATCTTTTAGGTAAAATTCAGTTACCTCACGATTCGCCTTTAAAACACATTTCGGTAGGACGATTATTATTAGGATTGTTAACCTTGTCGTTTACCGTTTATATGATTCCAGGACTTTGGGGCGCACCATTAAATTTGATTAGTGCCTTTCCGCCGCCATTAGATTACTCAGAGTCTCCTTATGGCGTCGGAAATTCTAAAGGAGGTGGCAGTGCAGTAAGTCATGCCGATTTACCAGAAGGAGCTCATTTATTGGCACCGCATGATATTTTAGCATTTAATGATTATGATAAAGGACTGGCATATGCCAAAGAAGTTGGTAAACCGGTAATGCTGGATTTTACGGGTTGGGCTTGCGTCAATTGCCGTAAGATGGAACAGAATGTTTGGGTAAAACCAGATGTTTTGTCCAAATTAAAAAACGATGTAGTGCTTATCTCTTTATACGTGGATGAGCAAATTGATTTTCCTGAAGGCGAAGCTCCGGATTCTAAGTTAAGACCAGGGAAAAAACTCAGAAATAAAGGCCAGAAATGGAGCGAAATGCAAACTATAAAGTATAAAACGAATACACAGCCTTATTATGTTTTGATGGATCATAACGAAGAAAATCTAATCGAACCTGTGGCTTACACGCCAGATGCGGAAAAATATAATGCCTGGTTGGAAGAAGGGATTGGGAATTTTGAGGACTGA
- a CDS encoding TolC family protein, giving the protein MAYKRYQSLEKQVEAYEESYQINDIRFKSGVSNFLNYIPSKNNLDNTRVNLANAKYKYLLRVKAMDYYRGAV; this is encoded by the coding sequence GTGGCTTATAAACGTTATCAAAGTTTAGAAAAACAAGTTGAAGCGTATGAAGAATCTTATCAAATTAATGACATCAGATTTAAAAGCGGTGTTTCTAATTTCTTAAATTATATTCCTAGTAAAAATAATTTAGATAATACTCGGGTAAATCTAGCCAATGCTAAGTATAAATATTTGTTACGCGTAAAAGCCATGGATTATTACAGAGGAGCAGTGTAA
- a CDS encoding DNA topoisomerase IB, which yields MYYRKKHGRGFRYIDNSNNTVKDAKLKEWFKSLVIPPAWTEVEIDAKKNAKILVTGRDDKERKQYIYNPKYREKQNQEKFDRILKFADQLEHMRRVTGQHLRKRTLVKEKVLACMVRLLESAYFRPGSDYYAKENETFGLTTMRSKHLQIEGEELVFNYTGKSGKAQERHIVDKKLAKIVQEIDELPGYEIFKFIDEDGNKQDVKSDHLNDYIREVMGEEFSAKDFRTWAGTVIAAIALDEIGYSKKQDQKELDKNIREAVIKVSERLGNTPSVARSSYIDPRVIDEYIDGKTINYFQKEISHLLKENENLSREEVGVLCMLSKKLK from the coding sequence ATGTACTACAGAAAAAAACATGGCAGAGGTTTTCGTTATATCGATAACTCTAATAATACGGTCAAAGATGCCAAATTAAAGGAATGGTTTAAATCCTTAGTTATACCACCTGCTTGGACAGAAGTGGAAATTGATGCAAAGAAAAATGCCAAGATTTTAGTTACTGGTCGCGACGATAAGGAAAGAAAGCAATATATCTACAATCCAAAATATAGGGAAAAACAAAATCAAGAAAAATTTGACCGTATTCTCAAGTTTGCAGATCAATTAGAACATATGCGACGTGTAACTGGTCAACATCTTCGAAAACGCACATTAGTGAAGGAAAAGGTGCTTGCGTGTATGGTGCGGCTTTTGGAATCGGCATATTTCCGACCTGGTAGTGATTATTATGCTAAGGAAAACGAAACGTTTGGACTCACCACCATGAGAAGTAAACATCTTCAGATTGAAGGCGAAGAGCTTGTTTTCAATTATACAGGAAAGTCTGGTAAAGCGCAAGAGCGCCATATTGTTGATAAGAAATTAGCAAAAATTGTACAGGAAATTGATGAGTTGCCAGGTTATGAGATTTTTAAATTTATAGATGAAGACGGTAACAAGCAAGACGTAAAAAGTGACCACCTCAATGACTATATTAGAGAGGTGATGGGCGAGGAGTTTTCAGCTAAGGATTTTAGGACTTGGGCAGGAACCGTGATTGCAGCCATCGCTTTGGATGAAATTGGTTATTCCAAAAAGCAAGACCAAAAAGAACTGGATAAGAATATTCGTGAAGCCGTCATCAAGGTAAGCGAAAGGTTGGGCAATACACCATCTGTTGCGCGAAGTTCTTACATTGATCCACGTGTCATAGATGAATACATTGATGGAAAAACCATTAATTATTTCCAAAAGGAAATTTCACATCTCTTAAAAGAAAACGAAAATCTTTCACGAGAGGAAGTTGGGGTTTTGTGCATGTTGAGTAAAAAATTGAAATAA
- a CDS encoding DUF7672 family protein: MIRLYIIGLAILIIAILANGIIGKLGLKSWYGFIELLSKDGSSAFSKLNILDYLWLFIAYPLTLGFGYWLGEKVSNLMLN, from the coding sequence ATGATACGACTTTACATCATTGGCTTGGCCATTCTAATTATCGCTATTCTAGCAAATGGTATTATCGGAAAATTGGGTTTAAAATCTTGGTATGGATTTATAGAATTACTTTCCAAGGATGGAAGTTCTGCGTTCTCAAAATTAAATATCCTTGACTATTTATGGCTCTTTATTGCCTATCCCCTCACTTTAGGCTTTGGCTATTGGCTTGGCGAGAAGGTCTCGAATTTAATGTTAAATTAA
- a CDS encoding aldo/keto reductase yields MSNTKIGLGLAALGRPDYINIRSKTDIDKSVEAFKSNAFKVLDESYQLGIRDFDVAPSYGLGEQFLMDWNTSRAHKDINLSTKFGYTYVANWEIGFSGKHEIKEHSIEKLNEQWEVSKGLLPNLKIYQIHSATLESGVLSNTAVLMRLHELKHKHHIKIGMSSSGTEQESIIKKAQNVVFDGEELFDSYQVTFNIFESSTFKILKALIAKGKTIIIKEALANGRVFRNEKFQNYQKAYQYLESLSAKYHVGIDAIAMRFIMQYLEPTLVLSGASDLQQLNQNLKAMEFELNENEILKLKSLSVSPKHYWQERSDLKWN; encoded by the coding sequence ATGAGTAACACAAAAATAGGATTAGGTCTTGCCGCCTTGGGACGACCGGATTATATAAATATTAGGTCAAAAACGGATATCGATAAATCCGTTGAAGCCTTTAAGTCCAATGCTTTTAAGGTCTTGGACGAAAGTTACCAACTCGGTATTAGAGATTTTGATGTGGCGCCTTCTTATGGTTTGGGCGAGCAGTTTTTGATGGATTGGAACACTTCTAGAGCTCACAAGGATATTAATCTCTCCACAAAATTCGGCTATACTTATGTTGCCAATTGGGAAATTGGATTTTCTGGTAAGCATGAAATAAAGGAGCATTCTATTGAAAAGTTGAATGAACAATGGGAAGTTTCAAAAGGTTTATTACCAAATCTAAAAATTTATCAAATTCACTCTGCAACTTTAGAAAGTGGTGTTTTAAGCAATACTGCTGTTTTAATGAGATTGCATGAATTAAAACATAAGCACCACATAAAAATCGGAATGTCATCTAGTGGAACTGAACAAGAAAGCATCATTAAAAAAGCGCAAAACGTTGTATTTGATGGTGAGGAATTGTTTGATAGTTACCAAGTGACTTTTAACATTTTTGAATCTTCTACTTTTAAAATTTTAAAAGCATTAATAGCTAAAGGCAAAACGATTATTATAAAAGAAGCTTTAGCAAATGGCAGAGTATTTCGAAATGAAAAATTTCAGAACTATCAAAAAGCTTATCAGTATCTCGAATCACTTTCAGCCAAATACCATGTAGGAATTGATGCGATTGCCATGCGCTTTATTATGCAATATTTAGAGCCAACACTTGTGCTAAGTGGTGCGTCAGATTTGCAGCAACTAAATCAGAATTTGAAAGCTATGGAATTTGAATTGAACGAAAATGAAATATTGAAACTCAAGTCACTCTCGGTGTCTCCCAAACATTATTGGCAGGAACGTAGTGATTTAAAATGGAATTAA
- a CDS encoding peptide-methionine (S)-S-oxide reductase → MAYKTKIALGGGCHWCTEAVFQALIGVEKVEQGYVASTDENNTFSEAVIVHFNSEVITLQTLIEIHLHTHKSTSQHAMRKKYRSAIYYFSEIQKIEAEGILNTLQTKFENKLVTKVYPFSEFKPSREAIRNYYQKNPEKPFCERFINPKLKMLLNHFSDQIDSDFIPEKLKLIEVPIKNE, encoded by the coding sequence ATGGCTTACAAAACTAAAATAGCTCTAGGAGGTGGCTGCCATTGGTGCACAGAAGCTGTTTTTCAAGCGTTGATTGGTGTAGAAAAGGTTGAACAAGGTTACGTCGCTTCAACTGACGAAAATAATACATTTTCTGAAGCGGTTATTGTTCATTTTAATTCTGAAGTGATAACGCTTCAAACCTTGATTGAAATTCATTTGCATACGCACAAAAGCACCTCCCAACATGCCATGCGAAAAAAATACCGTTCGGCGATTTATTACTTTTCGGAAATTCAAAAGATAGAAGCTGAAGGTATTTTGAATACACTTCAAACTAAATTTGAAAATAAACTGGTCACAAAAGTGTATCCATTTTCAGAATTTAAACCGTCTCGTGAAGCCATTCGAAATTACTATCAAAAAAATCCAGAGAAACCTTTTTGCGAACGGTTTATAAATCCTAAATTGAAAATGCTTTTAAACCATTTTTCAGACCAAATTGATTCTGATTTTATTCCTGAGAAATTAAAGCTGATTGAAGTACCAATTAAAAATGAGTAA